TGTAGATCGCTTCTCCGGTGACCTGTTTCAAGGCAGCTGCATGAACTTGAGGTCTTCCAATGGGATCGCAGATGGCTTGTTCACTGGAGACGCACTCGAAGATTTGAGCACTCTTCAGGTTTGATGGAAAATGGAATCTCTCCCCTCCACTTTGCTCTTTAGTTGGCAGGGAATCACCCAGGTTACCCAACTTTTGGCTAATGACCAGGAAAGCCTTGAAGAACAGGCTAACCAGCAAAGCTCGACGATAGGCGATCATTCCACCAGGAGCAGAGGCATCGAGGGGTAACTCCTTGGAAAGACTCTCTATCACTTTCTCCATTAATTGGTGATTCCACTGCTGATTAATCATCAATTGAGAGGTTATAGGAGCCATAACTGTGGTGGGAGCCATTCCACCAAAGGCCATTGAAATCTCCGAAACTATATTGGTATTCTCCTGAAACCTCACATTTATGGCAGCATTTACGATGGCTATGTCATCCGATCTTCTTCTAGACTGTTTAAAAGCCACCATGTACTCATCTTTACAAGTTTTCTTCAAGAAGATTCCGAGAAGAGCCTCATGATCTTCAATAACACTCCTTCGGTAGGAAGTAAAAAATCCATTATCCATTTTGACCTTCCTCCTTTGAATCTCTCCACTGGAAGAAACACTAGCCACCTCCAACTGACTTCCTGCTGCCAAAAGCAAGGGATTCACATCGGAAATGGGACTTCCGGTCATAATGTTTCCACCCAAGCAGGCGACATTACGGATCTGCTTGCCGGCAAAGTGATGAAGCATCTCCACTGAGCATTGGAACAATCTGGTTTCCGATTCAGGCAGCTCTTCAATTCTCTTCCTTAGATGAGCATCGATTTCAGACAAACTCACTGCGGCACCAAAGTAGATACCATCCTGGCAGTCCCTAATCTCCAGCAGATCCTTCACCTGACTCGGGTTAATGAGGTGTGGGTAGAGCATATGCTTGAACTTTATCTCCACGCCCACTTCCGTGTTGCCCACGATTAGTTTAGCACCCGGATGCTTTGCCTTCAGTTGGAGGAGCTCTTTGAGATTGGTGGGACGATACCAGGTAACTCGCTCCGAACGAAAGATCAAGTTCTGCTTATCGAGGAAGTCACTCAACTGAAGTTCCGGCGGAAAAATGGGTTCCTGGCTGGGATCCAAAGGCTGGAAGTTACTAGCCTCGAAGAGCTTATCATTTTCGCTAGAAAATGTCTTGACCTTGCAGCATTTATCGCCCATTCCGCATTGAAATTCTTTAGTAAAAGTCTTGTAGCCCTCGAGAATGGGTCGATAGCCAGTGCAGCGGCATAGATTGCCCTGGAAAGTCATCTCCAAATCCCGCATAGAGGGTTTCTCAGCATTCCGGAGGAGAGCGTACATGGACATGACCATGCCCGGCGAACAGAAGCCACACTGAGATCCATGCGCTTTGGCCAGACGCTCCTGGACAGGATGCAATCGGGTCCTGGTGCTCCCAATTCCCTCCACCGTGGTCACCGCACATCCGTGGAGGGAACAAACTGGAGTAAGACAGGCGTTGACCGCCAGGTGGAGGATTCTATTGGCACGACGATCCAGGCGGGACACCATCACAGTGCAGGCGCCACATCCGCCCTCCGCACATCCCAACTTGGTGCCACACAGCCTCAGTTTTTCCCGCAAATAAGTGAGGAGCGTAAATTCCGGATCGGGATTATTTTCGGTTACCTGGAAAGCAGATAGGTAGTTATACCATATTTACTACgaagtatatcaaaatacctttttcccGTTCACAAAAAACACCAACACCGAGttcatgattttaaaatttatatcagAGGACCAAGAATCTCACGCGATCGtcgaatacaaattaccaaatcCACGCACTGTCAGATGATGTTATATATCCTCCATATATCTTATCTATGTatatatccaaaaatatatatctagaGAGatctataataaaaaatcgcaaaatccCAAGGTCGAGACCCCACACGAACAACCACTTCACACTAAATCAGCTGTCTTTATTATCTTTATAAACAAGAagagaaattgtttttaatgggTTAACGATAACGGTTCCTTTTTCTATTGCTGTGGCAACACTATTAACTCAGGTATCTCTGACAGTCACAATCAATTTCAAACTACCTGGCAACACCTGCTAACGTCCAAAACAAATTACCGTTGCATGGCAACTCGTTTGTTTAGGTTTCTGTTTACAAATCCCTTTTGAAGGACGAACAATGGACCTCATCAAGGAGATTAATGACAAATACCTCGCCCTCGAGGCGGAGGTTGATCAGAAATTGGAGAAAGTGTGGGTTGTACTTATGCTATAGGAAAATTGTAAGATTATATAGAGATGGGTTTCCCTATAGACAAGCTGAGGAACTGAAACTGGAGCAGCAGAACGAAAAGCTGGCTGAGACTTCTACCACCGCTGTTCCGAGGGTTTTGTCCTATGAAGAAGCTCTTTTACGAAATACCAACACTTTAAAGGTAATTTTTTCCTATAAATAGGGTATGATATGATAAGCATGATATTTTCAGGCACTGGAAATAGCAAAAGCCCGCCTGAGATCACGTTCCACGTATTCCCCCGTAGAGAAACTCCTTCAAAAGGCCCTGCAAAATTACCGAAGGGAACTAGAGAGTCTGGAGGAGGTCGGTGATAAGAGGGAAGAAAAGGGAAACCCACACGAAGAGGAGGACAACCTGTACGATCTGGTCATGCAGAATGTGATCGAGGCCAAAAAGCAGCAGACCACCGATCTATAGGATATTTCCCTGGAACTCCAGCCAAACCATACCATACCATCTAGATGTATATATTGTGTACAAGTGCGACATTGTCAAGCTGAATAAACACGCTCTAAATGTACACATTTGCTGGAAATTGAATTGAGAATGGGAATGCCGGggtaaaaagaaataaatgggCTGTGTGCTCACTTTCTGTTCCCACTTCAAACAATGATCGAAATGGGAGCAAACACTGGATGACGAAATGGAACCGAAACGAGCCACCTTGTTGCCATCCCAATCATCTAAGTGCCCGATCGACTCCGTGTTCTCACCCCATCGACGTTATCACTTGAGGTAAAAAACACAATACATATCTGCCAAGGCGAGAAGATATCTCCCCACAGAGTTAACATCACAGCAAACACATTTACCTTAATTAGTTGGCCATTTGTATAACCACTTGGACATCCTCAAATCGGACCAAAGCAAACACTCCCAGGAAGCCCTGGCAATCAACTTTAGTTATAAATCAATTAATGACACTCCGTCTCGTGCGAACATCAAAGAAAATGATGGCTTTTCTCGGCATGTTCGCTGTCTTCTGATAAAGTCGCTAGGGGCGATAAGGAAGGTGGGGCGAAACGGACAGGCTCCAGCAAATATAGAGTCGAAGTTGTCACTTGTCAGAGGCACATAAAAAAGTACAGTTGGGGTCAAAATAGTAGAACTCAAGATGCAACTAAGAGAATTATGTTGATAACTTAAGATTtgattattatataatatctAAGATTTGATTGTTAAGTATAATTCAACAATtacaactaataaaaaaaggtcaaaacaaaaaaaaaagttttttctttccattaaataataaattatttgtaaaatttgtttttttttcaactccattgttaaatatagtAAAACCTCttattaactatttttgatattatataaaatttctACTCATGCTATATTTGAAATAAAGACTTCCTATTTCCGCAACCTTTTATAACTAAGAAAGTTTTTTCTTACATTACTAAGCAGAACTAGAACTCTAAATATTCTTCAAAGATGTTGATATTCTATTAGAATAAAACTGATGATTAAGCATTTGCACAACCAGAAGCgcaattattaaaaagaaaatatatacaaaaatctatAGTAATGCCCGTGACTGTGGGGTGGTTTTAATGGATGCGCCTGACGGGTTCGCAGGTAAAGGGGGCAGTCGGGAACCCTCACCTGTTCACACTACCTGGTACTGATAACGCCAGCCACGACAGAATCTATTGAGACAAATTGTGGGGcgacatttccatttccactggcatttccatttccatttcattttcttttcttttcagcCTTTCAGCTACGTTGACAGTCGCGTTTAATGGCCAATACaaaggtgtgtgtgtgcgctaTGCTATCTACAAAATATCACCCACTTTCTGCTCCAGttcaatatttcatatttatttgttttccgtttctgttttttttcggctctctctctctatcgcTCCTTTGCAGTCGCACAGTTGTACACCTGTACAGGTGAGATATGGGTAGCGATCGACGATACTATACTATACTGCTTCGTGGGCCCCGATTCTTCATCGGGAGCTGGCATTTTAAACTTCACCGTCAAATCCGACGTTTCAGTTACGTTCCGAAACGCGACAAGAGCATATATAGTGCCGATCCGAAACGATCCGATTCCTGtcgaagaaaaaaaagatatggTGTTATATATAGTGCATATAGTAGTGCCTACGTGGAGTGGTTAATAGTATCCCTTTGGGGCAGCGAATTACTTGGGCCAAGGGGATGCAAACTGTGATCGCAAGAAGTTTGTTCGTTTGGCTTAAGTTATTTTCATGTCCGATTTAAAGGCCACGTGTTGAAGTTAGGAATGGTTTTCTATATGGTGCAATGTGTATCTTGAGGAAGTGCGGTTACCAATGGATATCTCAAGTGAAATAATGAGTTGGCATATCCTAAATGGGTACGTCATCAGGTGAGGATCGGCGATAAGCGCTTCTTCGAACCACTATCAATCCGAAATGGTTCCTTCACTGATCTTAAGTGATGATAAAACCTGGCACTGATACCAAAGAGCGGCGTGATTCGCTCCGCCCCCAAAAAGCAGACGCCACCTCAAGTGGTGAAGCCGGTTGATTAAAAATCGAATCGTTATATTCGGCTTCCGTTTGGGTTTCGGATTCGGTTTGGGGTGTTCGGGTTTTGGAATCGACTCTACTTGGTGCGCTGGCATAATGGTTAGTTCTCTCGGGGGCCGTAAACCCATTATCACTATATTGGTTGTACGATTTGCGGATCCGTTCGCCAGACCCGACCGTAAAATCTGATTTCTGTAGACGTGTCGTCGCTCGCTTTAAACCGATTCGATACGGCTGGGGAAAAAAGTGCTCCAGACTTGGGGACGAGATAAGAATTCTGGAGAGGCACGGAGAGAAAAACTAGAACGATATGTTGGtcaatttaaagatttaatattGTATCAAGAGGATATGgatataaaacagaaaagaaaaattataaaaaatataataatgtatggatttttatagttttacatcttattgaaattaattattgaataaTGTGATCATTATCataggttttaaaaaaatatgatcatAAGGGATATTTTTGAATGGAATTTCTGATAGTTTTACATCCTTTTGATATAAAGTTAATAACATgatcataaattatttattttttctgtgcattgTGGGGTTAAAAAAGGGTTTCTAAGGGCTTCTAACGTGGCACTCTATAAGGCAACAATTTAACCGAAgccgaaactgaaactgataaTTGTGCAACGTACACAAACCTTGCTCGCATTGGCCCACTTGCTTTCGGGTTATCAGTTGGAGTGACAAGCGGAAATTAAAGTTGAAATCGACACGATTACTTCATTAGTTCTGTTTGAAAAGGCGCTGAACAAGTGGGCGTGTGAGCCAATTGGTGGGCGGGGTCAGAGGTCAGAGGCAGGAGTTGACAAGGTCACCAAAGGATGTTTATATTGGGCTGTCGGAATGCCAATTGATGGATTGGATTGTCAGTGGCCATAACTAACCAATTAGcgatttgccatttgccattcgTAGCAGGCAAAGCCAGGCACATCTTTGGGTAGTTGGAAAATGGGGGTTCGGGTGGGTTGGGAGGTTCCAAGGTGAAACGCAATCAGAAATAAGTGAGCCCAGCCAAGTCGAGTTAGGCTGAAGACTTGGACCCAATTCGTTCAGGTGCAAGCGACAGAAACATTTAAGGAAACATAGACAAACAGAGGCCACGTATTCCAAGGGGGGAGTACAGTAAGGCCTCTAATAACTAAACACTTTTGGGAGAATCTTCAAAGAAGTTAACTAAAGTCTCTGTTATTCATTTTAGATATTAGTATAATATCGTTTAAACTCTACCTAAAATGTACTAAAGTTGGGACAGTATTAGACATTAgtcatcttttttttttttttttttttttttttaatttaattatctaATTAatcttaatatattttgtatacttcTCTAAAGGGCTTATAGAGGACCTTTCACTGTTCCAGGATGAGTGGAGCCCCGAGGAGATGTCATTGGTTTGGACGTGGACGAAAGCGAAAGGTGTAGACGCAGACAGAGACGGAGACAGAACTTCAGCGAATATGCCAAGGTACGTCAAAAGAAATGAATTACCCGGACTGGAATCTCCGGGGGAGGAGTTTCTGGGGGGCAGGGAGCTACTGGAAAAGTGCTCCAGGTGGAGGAGAGCCCAAAGCTCAGCCCCCAAGTCGCACTTTACTGCAAATGCAAAAACTTTAGACAGGGAATCAATTGTTGTTACCTTGTTTTATTTCGCCCAAGACACGCAACAACAATGGAAGCCGTCAAAAGGGAGAGGCTAAGATGGAGAACACGGCTatgtaatttcttgaaacgAATAGGATTATACAAAACATTATATTGAGAGCTTGATATTATATATACGAGGTATATATCCTTCTTTATCTATAAGGCATACATAGATAATTATAAATCGAAATATCCAGCtactttttagatttttgtggttttattATCGGTAGTTTACTATAGGCGTATTACATTTTATGAcccttcatttatttattgataaaaAGTGGATTGAGTTGggatcataaatattttaccctcataaaatgatattaaatgttgttttaatgatattccaaaaatgtgttttaagtataaatttaattttttccgtatTGGAAGGATTCTATATTAtcttttaactttcttaatttttttcaaccaGTTTTTGAGTTACCGGGGATCATaactgttttaatttaattttcatatttttcactgtaaattaattttagtacagtttttttcgctcagtgcCGCGAGTAACTAGCAACAAATGGGCAGTCGGCAGTTGGGGGCGTGACAGCAACCGTGAAAAGAACTCGAGGATGACAGTTATGGGTTACAAAGGCAAGGattgaatcaaataaataaacgcgCAAGGTTCTCGTCATGGAGCTCCGCTGGGTCTTTTAGTGGGTCGGATATTCAGATTCGAACGGGGGGTTGCCCGGGGATTTATATGGGATTCGATTGAACGGGTTGGGCTTCGGAATGGGATTGGGGGTAACCTTACCACGTCCATGTCAAGTTTGCATGCGGCTGCAGGTAATTCCTCA
The genomic region above belongs to Drosophila takahashii strain IR98-3 E-12201 chromosome 2L, DtakHiC1v2, whole genome shotgun sequence and contains:
- the LOC108067117 gene encoding uncharacterized protein; translation: MDLIKEINDKYLALEAEVDQKLEKVQAEELKLEQQNEKLAETSTTAVPRVLSYEEALLRNTNTLKALEIAKARLRSRSTYSPVEKLLQKALQNYRRELESLEEVGDKREEKGNPHEEEDNLYDLVMQNVIEAKKQQTTDL